TTGTCGAAAAGAACAAGACATTGTGAAGCACTTACAGACCGATGGGAAAGCAAGAAACAAATAATCAAACAGACGTAGAGAGAGCTACAGTTTTGTTTCGTGCTAAGGTGGGACATAAAAATGATGTGACCatggatgggcagtggtggcccacgcctttaatctcagcacttgaggggcagaggcaggtggatctctgtgagttcgaggccagcctggtctacaaagcagatgccaggacaaccagaactgttacacagagaaaccctgtcttgaaaaaccatacacacacacacacacacacacacacacacacacacacacacacacacgatgtggATGGCTCTTCAGGAGCTTTAGGAAGAACTAACCTCTGAGTTAGAGAGGATAGCAGGAGTTGGGGAGATTGGAGATTATAAAGGTACATAAGAAACGGCAAAATACccggtgtggtagcacacatctacACTCCCAGCCcccgggaggcaaaggcagaaagaTCTGGAGTTAGAAGGTAGCCCGGGTTACATGGAAAAACTGTCAAGAGGGGTATGGGGTGTTCTCAAAGATTTCTAACTTCTAGTATTTAAGGATTGGGTACGAagaaaaatgataagaaaaagaaccaaagcaCAGTGAGTATCTCACTGTCAAATGTGGTCAGCAGAGCTGCATCCCCTGACTGCTCATCAGACAGGCATCCAGGCTCCTCCTCAGCTTCTGGTCCAGACCACATGCTCCAGTGCAGGCCCCCACTCCCCGTTTTatgggtgtttttcttttcttttttttttttttctttttttcgagacagggtttctctctgtagctttgcgcctttcctggaactcactctgtagcccaggctggcctcgaactcacggagatctgcctggctctgcctcccgagtgctgggattaaaggcgtgcgccaccaccgcccggctgtgagtgttttgcctgcatgtatgtgtgtgtctgtgccctcAGAGGTCTAAAGAGGGTGTGgaatccctagaactggagtaaaCAGGTGgctgtaaaccaccatgtgggtgctgggaattgaacctgagtcctctgcaaaagctaCAAGGGTTCTTAATCCCTGAATAATCTCTCGAGCTCCCTACccacttcctttttttgagatggagtctcgcTGGCCTGGACCTTGATATGTAGaacagactggtcttgaactcacagagatcctcctgcctccgcctcctgagcaccaggattaaaggtgtgcgccacaattggcccttcatttaaaaaaatggattttatttatgtgtgcatgcctgtgtaagTAATGCCACGTGTGTACAAGTGCctggagaagccagaagagagcattggatcccccatggttgagtttcaggcagttgtgagctgcctgatgtgggcgctgagaactgaactcaggttctcttcaagagcagcaagtgttcttcaccaccgagccatctctccagcattttACCAGGATCCCAGGacacttggcacacacacactcaagtgtgCCAATCTCAAGAATCTCAAGAAGTCTCAGGTTAGGCCTACTTGTATCTACATCTGGCTCTGCAGTGAATGGCTGTGAGAACCGTGGCAGGTTAATCGCATTAAGCTTTAGTTTCTCTGTAAAACTAGTGTCAGAGAGAGTTAATTGGACATTGAGTAAATGCTCATTACAGTTACAAAGGCATAGTCTTTGCTAAGTACAAGGGAAAATTGTAGAAAACTGGACCTTCTAGCACTAGATACAGGGGCAAAGGTATGGAAGAGCAATCCTaacagaactcaagaagctaaggATTGACTCCGAAGCCATGCAAGCACACTATTGCTGACCTATATATGTCCTCAGGCCAGTTCtgaactcactctagcccaggcaggccttcagCTTtctaagaccctgcctcagcctactgagtGACCAGGATTATAGGtctgtgccaccaaacctggagACCAGGTAGGTTCATATTCATGCCCATTCTATTTCTACAACTAGACATCTGTGGAAACTATCCCACAGCCCAAAGAGAACCACTATAATGCTGTTGGCAATAGCTACAACTTGAGCTGTTGTGTTTGAAGTAGCTACATCTGGGCTGCTGTGTCTGAAATAGCTACATCTTGGGCTGCTATGAGTGACAGAAATCCTTAAGTGATTTCAACAAGACAGTTATTTCAGTGCTGAGACTCCTAAGGTATGGCATGGAGACCAAGACACGGGCTGCCCTGTCTCACTGTGCTCCCACTGAGTTCCAGTTCTGAAGTCTGTGTTCATAGAACATTCTACCTCCAGTTGGCAGGAAGCAAGCATGCAGGGGAGCGCACACTGCCACACAGACGTCCCTGGAAGGGCAGCCCATTCCACCGCCACCCCAGGAGGCCGAGTTACACCTGCTGGAGTCCTTCTAATACCTAACACAGTGTGAGTGCCACGTTAACAGTTACACCATGCcggccggccgggcggtggtggcgcacgcctttaatcccagcactcgggaggcagagccaggtggatctctgtgagttcgaggccagcctggtctacagagtgagttccaggacaggcgcaaaactacacagagaaaccctgtcttgaaaaaacaaacaaacaaaaaagttacacCATGTCTTTTGGGAAATAGTGATGAAGAAGAGCCTATATGAGTTCTGGCATAAATATTTTTCCATACATAAAAAACTAGGTAGGGTCTtggtgtgtagcccaggctgacttcaaattcacAAACCTCCTGCCACCCAAGTGCATTCCCTAATAATTTTAATCCATAGTTGGTTCAGTCTACAGAAGCTTCATAGACTCATAGGCTGGTTATAGTGTCTGTAAGTCCCTTGAGGCACAtgagtggccaggcccctcctCTGAGAACCCccaactgccaggttccacccacagaacactaACTGCCCTAAAGGCCAGCCCCAGCCTCTGCCATACAGAGTAAAGAGCCCAAGCTCAgaacttgaaatcccaccaaatCCCACCTTGGGAAGCTCCACCCACCCAAGAAATCCTATATAAATCCTGTCTTCTGCTTAGCTGTCCTGCTGCTTCTCACTGGAGCAGAGGCAACCATCCTCCTGGGTTATTCCCTCCCAATAAAtgtcttgtgtgaggtttgttgggCCACCAGTTCAACTTTGTAGTATttcttggctcctgactgccaggatacctgtCTCATCAGAGCTATAGCACTTACAGTGTCTTCATTCTGAATGTCTCTGCACAGTGTTGAAAGCCATGGATTTTGTTAACCAAGGACAAAGGATGGGTGTTTGTGAATAATTAATGGTCTCTATCACAAGAACTTCAAATGGGATCACatgaaagagacaaagacagaaagcaTCAGGTGTTCCTAAGTTAAAGGCATCTCCCTTTATTGGCTGAGATTGAATACATAATAGTAATGTGTTCAGATTCATTAATTGTCATACAAGAGCTGAGAAACCTGGAAGCTATACTATGTCatggaatttttaaatattaaaattcaaagGTATAACATATTctcacaaaaaaaatttttaagaagttGACATACTTCTTGTGAAAGTCAGACTACATATTAATTTTTTAGTAGACAAAGCTTAGAAAACTGGCTCATTAtaattaaaacacaataaaatttgCTCTCCCACACAAAGGTGCATTTCAGATGGTTTAGACGTAACATACAATAGTCAGGAACCAGTACAGTCTAGCTGTAACCAGTGAGAAGCAGAGTGGAAAGTTCAGAACAGTCAGTATCCACACCACAGCAGATCAGTTAGAACTCTATTCTCATTTAGTGGTCTCAATATgagagataaaaacaaaagaacaaaaaactagCAAGCTAACAGAAGACAATGAAAGTTTCTTAACTAGTTTAGAGATCCAAAAGTAGCAATCCTGAGACTCCCCGCTAGAACCCCTGCCATTCTGGaagttctttctcattttcccttaaaaagcaaaaacaaaagcaaaaaaaaaaaaaacacaaaacaaaaaaccctttctaACAAAAGCCAGCTGTCTGCATTAAAGTTAAGAATGTCTGTTTGGTGAAAATCCCCCTGGGTACACAAAGTGCTATTCTGAAGGTTATTTGCAATTGCCTAGAACACAAGCAACTCCTCacagaaaaaacacacaaaaggaagCCTCACAAGAAAACAAGCAGCTaacaaagaaaaaccagaagGTGGACATTGATAAGAAATGGTGGTCAGATAAAGGATATTAAGATATGCAGTGCTTTATACACAGTAGACTGGCAAATCAGAAAGTACAACACTAAATACTGGTCAAGATAAGGAAATAGAAGCTCCAAGAAAAGCAGTCCACATTCTGAAGAAAACTctagaaaaaccagaaaaatgaaCCTGCGTAACCCATAGTCCCATCCTGGGCAAGTATGCCAGACAATTACCTACCCTGGCCCAGAAGGGAACACACAAAAAGATGTTTGCTGTGGTCTGGAATTTGGTTCCTAGGAGCTGGCGACTCAGGTATCCCTCCAATTAAGGCAATGTGTGAGTAATATCATCTAATGCCACTATGGGGCAGCCACAGCAGATCGGAACAACAACAGATCTAGAAGGTGCTAACATGGCTAGCCTGTCACTCACACTGAGTGAAGACAGAATGTCTATTGCACAGTACCATGTACATACACTAAAATCACACACATTCAGAAAATCATCTTATAAAGACATTCAGATACAAATATACCAAGTGGGTGCTGACAGGAGAGGGCGGGAGGACGGAACTAGAGTAAACATCAAACTCAACAGCTGCATGTGCTCAGATGTGGCTAGATGTGCATGCCAGGAAGTATGTACCAGATGCTGGCCGAGTCCTGGGAGAGTGGATGCCCAGGGCTGAAGACACCACTCCTGTTAGCCTTTAAAAATTACCCACTGTCTACCTAGTCCTCAGCTTCAGCATAGATGTCATTGCTTGTTTATTTCCCTGCAACCGACTATCCCCACCAGGGAAGGTACCTGCATCTCAGCCCCCAAATGAGAATTAAAATCCCTGTTGGTCCCCAATGTGGCATAAATCACAAGCCTGGGCACCCAAATGCAAGGCTCATTTGTGCACTACTGAACGAAATGGTAGGGAAGCCAATACCCCTTCTCCATGCCCCAGGAGCTGCTGTCCacagcaccaacacacacagccACAGGCCACCCAGGGCAGCCACAGTCACACAACTACCAATCGGTCAACGAGACAGGGCAAAGGTCATGCCTTGGTTTTACCTCAACTTCACACATCCTTAGCATATGCACAgcccagggttcaatccccagtgccgGAAATAAATAAACGAGTTCTAATTCGGTTTCTGTTAGCCCTTATGgggcaaaaaataataataaaagtgggAGCTGTTGTCCCCAAGTCTTGGCTCTGCATCcaaacaggaggaggaagcttcAGCCCCAAACTTCAATGAGATCCCCGGATTCCATGCCCAGATCAGCTGGCAGTTCCTTGCCCGACAGCTTTGTCCCATCGAAGAAGAAGGAGAGCTTGTGTCCGGAGAGTCCCATGGCCTCCTCATAGTGCGCCATGAGGACCTCAAGAGGCGAGTCCTGTAGAGACACAAACAACAGATAGAAGAGTACGAAAGGCAGGTGGAGGACGTGGGACAAAGGCCAGGAGCCAAGTGCAGTGGTCAGCACACACTTTCAAGTTCAATGTGCTAAGTTCATTCTCTAGtaccaaaaacaaaaaggcaaCTTTTAGCCAAGGCAACTTTTAGCCAAACATGCAGCATATGCCTGAAATGATAGGACTTGCGGAATGGAGGCAAAAAGATCACAAGTTTCAGGCTAATTTGGGCTATATTGTGAgtcccaagccagcctgggttacacaataAGTCTCAGGACACCctaggctacacgagaccctatctgaaaataaacaaaacaaagaaaaaagaacacgAGACAAGGAAGACGAGGGCACATCAACAGAGGAAGAACCTGGAGGGGAAGGCAGGCCCCTGTCTGGGAACTCACAGGTTCCTCAGGAACTGTTGAGCGGggaccagaggacaactctggggCACAGACTACGGGATAAACAAGCTCTCTAAGCCTCAGTCACATCCCCTCTGAAACAGAAACATGAATAAAGCAAACGCAAATTCTAAAGGAAgtttgtagtgatattttatctgtgtaccccaataaagtttatctgaggatcagaagaagaagccagccactacagtaaacatagaggtcaggcaatggtagcacacgcctttaaccctatcactcagaaggcagagatttgtctggatatctgtgagttcaaggccacactgggaacagagccaggcgtggtggcacaggccttaaattccaacactagttaatcataaagacctggaggtctgtacagacagacaggaagtgacagagctgggcaggaagaagaagtcatgtagctgggcagagagaggaaatgatgatggcagaacagaaaggcctataggcgtgggtatacaggaagtaggtctctttggcaaggatctccaagtggtaagaatgtggctggcttctttctgcttttctgatctctcagctttttaccccaatatctggctccaagtttttttattaataagaccatttagtaattcgtCCTACAGAATTTGTTATGTGTGACTTAGAAAAGTTTTATGGGTTGGCATTTGTGCCCAAAGACACCTTGTCATCCTGACCAGGTACATTCaaatgtggccttattggatTTGGGGCCTCGGCAGATACAATCAAGGTAAGGTGTGGTCACACCTCATGCAGACAACTAATCCAACATGACTCAGGTCTTcacaggagaaaagagagagacaccagGAGTACACCACGGAACTCTGGCTGCCACCagaagctacaaagagaaaagatTCATGTGGAGTCTCAGTCTACAGAACTGTAAGAACCAACTTCTGTTGCTCTAAGCCCAGCAGCTGCAGTAGCGTCACCCCTGTTCATCCCAAGGGGAGACACATTCCAAGACACTTAGCTGGTGTCTCAAGCCAACGACAGTACCAAACCCCACACGCATCCCAAGGGGAGACACATTCCAAGACACTTAGCTGGTGTCTCAAGTCAACGACAGTACCAAACCCTGCACGCACCATGCATAATGACATACCTATGACACTTTAGGTACTACAGGGCAcgagagagctcagcaggtaaaggcacttggctgccagcatgaggacccaagtccaATTCCTAGAACTCATATGGTGGCGGTAGGAAACTGATCccttccagctgtcttctgacctccatacatactccacggcatatgcacacatatagacactacacacacacacacacacacacacacacacacacacacacacacacacatacatacagatagaggTCAAAGCATCATTTGCTAAAATATTCACAGGAAATTTAAATTCCAATAATTTATCTTATTAAAATAGACAAGTAAGTTATATGAATTTTCCTGCCCTAGATTACAGTTACAAAAACCATCGaagtcacatatatatatatgcacacaaaattttaaataggTATATTAggaaattaacaaaaaataaaactagttttttgttgttgtgtttggatttttttttcctctttctttttttttgagatagggtctcactatactcttggctggcctagaccaggctggcctcaaactcagagatctgcctgcctctgtctcctgagttgttgggattaaaggagtgttaccacacctggcaaaTTAGAAGAATTTTAACAATATACTATATACTATAGTAAGAGTTACATATAATTTAtgattatataaaaatcaaacaagaaaaaaaataatagcaaGTTTTAAAGcaaaggttctcaaccttcctaatgcttcgatccttcaatacagttcctcacgttgtggcaacccctaaccataaaattttcgttgctacttcataactttaaatttgcTATTGTTACGAATCACAATGTAaacatgttttctgatggtcttaggcaatccctgtgaaagggttgttcaatccccagaggggttgtgacccacaggttgagaagtgcTGTTTTCAAgtgagccagagagatggttcacaggtaaaggtgcttgctgccaagcttgatgacctagttcaattcccagcacccacagagtagAACCACCTCCCACAGGCTCCCCTcggaccttcacacatgcactgtggcacaagcacccacacaaatacacaaacacaaaggGAAAGAACCCTAAGACTGAAAAAGGAGATGTGTGGCTTTGGGATATGGTTAGAGCTCAGTGACACAGTAACAGCTTAGCATGCACACGGTGTGGGTTTAatccttagttttattttttgttaatttcttaaTATACCTATTAAaattttgtgtatacatatatatatatatatatataacttcgATGGTTTTTGTAACTATaaccaacaaataaatagataaaagccATTATTACTGCACATCATTGTTATTACACAAGGTTCTTTCCATCTAAGGGGAAGGGATATGGGAAGGGGAACTGTGGTGGTCTAactgaaaatggcccccatgggctcatagggagtggcactatttgaaaggattggcatgtgtggccttggaggaagtgtgtcactgggggtgggctttgaggtttttcagaagctcaaggcagGCCCAGTATCaggctctcttcctgctgcctgccgatctgAATGTGGAACTCTCaacttcctctccagcaccatgtctgcctgtgtgccaccatgcttcccaccatgataataatggactagacctctgaacctgtaagcagcctcaattaaatgttttcctttataagagttgctgtggtcatggtcatggtctcttcacagcaatagaaaccctaactaagacaggaacaCATGGTAGCAGGGTGGGAAGAaagctgtggtttgaatgagaaaggcccccagaggctctggcatttgaatacttgatccacAGTTGGTAACATTGTTTGGGGAAgcttaggtgtggccttgttggaggaagcaagTCACTGGAagagggctttgagagtttaaagaatTCTGTCCTTGTGGTGTTTCCTGATTGTGATTAGCAATGGGGGCTCTCGGTGGCTGTTCCAGCAGCCCTGCAGGATGCCTCCACTcaaccatcatggactctaactctggAACCacagacaccccaccccccaaaacccttccttttgtaagttgccttggtcatggtggtgtgtcacagcaacagagagaaacCGATACAGGACTTAACAATATTCTTCTCTCTTTGACCTAGGCTGGGTAGGCACACAGAAACAGAGGGGCATTTGCAGTAAGGGAGGATTAGGAGGAGCCCACGTCCTGCCAACCCACCCAATGACAGGGGACTGGAAAGGGGAGGGGCATGGGCAGCACGTCCTACTTACAGGAGAGAGTGAGATCTCCAACATCTGGTGCTTCTCCTTCCCCTGCACCCGGAGGCAGAGCTGCTGGGTTGTCTCTGTGGCCTCTGAAGAACTTGTCAGCACCACACAATCTATGGAGAGGAGGATTGAGATGCCAGGCTGCCTCTGGAACTTCCCCTTatctcccaacccccacccacaGCAAAGCCTTCCTCAAGACCCCTCCTCGCCTTCCACTCACCAATGATGTCAGCCACACCAAGCTTTAGGGTCCTAGGGGTGGCAGTAGGGGACAGTTCTGTCTCTCCAAAGAGTAAAAGAATCCTGCTTGGAGACACCCCAAGATGATTGGCCATGTAATCCACCACATTCTGAAGGGGTTCCGACTAGGAAGAAGACAAAGGAATCTTCCAGCCTTGAAATTCCACACCCCAGCCCCGAGCTACCTCCTCAAACACAAGTTGCTGAACTATTCAGCTGTGAGATTCACCATATTTACCTGGCAAGCACAAAATTAACTAGTGTCACTCAGTGGTCTAGGCAAATGGCACAGAGAGATGAAGCAGCTGAGGCTAAGGAGGTGGTTCAGTCAGCAAAGTGCCTGGCatacaagcaagaggacctgactCTGGATCTCCAGCACTACCTAAAACTAGGAGCAACAGACAGTACCTGCAATCctgatgctggggggggggggaaggggggggagggaTCCCtcgagctcattggccagccagcctcactgcatcagtgagctccatctcaaaaaacaaggaagaggccatctcaaaaaacaaggtagacagcaattgaggaagacaccagacatcatcctctggcctccacagacatatGCATGCACAGTCATGCACACCCCTCCACATGCACGCAGGCACATAGCCACAAGAATATAACCCtaacacacaccaaaagaaagaaagggaggagggagggagggagggagggagggaaggaggaagggagggaagaaggaagaaaggaaggaaggagggagggagggagggaagaaaggaaggaaggagggagggagggaggcaggcaggcaggcaggcaggcagcagccaTGAATTCATGGATGAGGAGTTAAACAGGAGTGAAGGGGTAGGACCTCACATACACTCTGAGCTCCTGAGGAAATCACCCATTATAAAGTTTGGTACAAACGCATTCTTTTTTCTCAGTGCTAGAGACGGAACTCGGGGCCTCATAGACACCAAGTTCTGTGTCACCGAGGCACAGCTCCAACTACTTGTCTACATTAGAAGTACCCTACGGTGCAAAATGGCCGGCTGATAAGACCACAGGCTACCAGTTGGCAAGCCTGGGCTTAGCTGCTTGGCCACACACGGTCCATGCTCCTGAGGGCTCATCTCCACTAGCACTCTTGAACTGATCATCCTACACAAAAACCAGCCTTTGCCAGGAAGCTGGGCAAGCTCAGAATTACTGTGTGCTACCTGCTGTGTCCAAGGCAGTAAGAGCATAAAAGGGAAGCATGGGGccctggaggagagaaggggagaggcagCCTAGAGAAggactcttttgtttgtttgtttgcttgtttttttgagacagggtttctctgtgtaacagccctagctgtcctggaactagctccgtagatcaggctagcctcgaactcacagagatccacctgcctctgttctgggattaaaagcatacaccactaccacccagcaatGCCtggacataatttaaaaataaatcttagaaaaaaaaagcttcataAAGATCCACATATTTCTGTGATTGTTTTTTCAAACGGCATAGCTATGTAGTCCATGCTGATTTCTAGTTAGATTCTCAGGTCTCCACCTCccgagggctgagattacagacatgtgccaacCCTCAAACCTGGCCTGGAGACAGTATGCCTAAGTAGCCCTGAAAATGGCAAAGTTTGCCGAAAAGAGACAAGAGTGAGGAAAGTGTAGACAAAGGGGGGGCTCCAGAGAGCGGATGGGAAGGAGGTGGGCTTGCCAGTCCACCTCCACGTCTAGCCCGTCTCTCCAAGGCAGGCGCTGAGCCTGCCCCCCTGCCCCGCTGCCCCCCTGCCCCGCTGCCCCCTGCTGCCCCCTGCCGCCCCCGTTGCCCCACTGCCCCCTGCCCCGCTGGCCCCGCTGCCCCGCTGCCCCGCTGCTCCTGCTGCCCCCGttgccccccctgcccccctgccCCGCTGCCCCCTGCTGCCCCCGTTGCCCCGCTGCCCCCTGCCCCTGCTGCCCCGCTACCCCCGCTGCCCCCTGCTACCCCCGCTGCCCCCTGCCCCTGCTGCCCCCGTTGCCCCCCTGCCGCCCTGCCGCCCCTGAACTCACTGTCATGACGGGCAATCTGACTAGGTCAGCCCGGCACCGGATCTTGAGGGTGAAGAGTCTCGGGCTCTGTGACAAGGCAGGCCCGTCCACGAGGACCACCTCATCATCTGGGTTCTGAAGGGCTGGACTCTGGTGCTGCTTGGGGCTCAGGCAGGATCGGAGATCTTGGAGGCGCTTGTTCACTTCCCTGGGTACAGACAGGACACAGGACGATTGAGGCTCAAGAGCCTCTCTCTCCGCCCTTCTCTGCCACAGCCAgagctccccagccccagcacctCAACTTCTGGAGTGCCTCGGTatgctttctgcttttgtttcttgatGAAGGTCGGGGCAAAGGAGAGATGTCCTGGTCCCTACAGAAAGAAGAGCAGAGCAGGATGACGGCAAAGGAGAGATCCCAACACACACTTTCGTGGGCTGGGGACCTCCAGGAACCTGAGCGGAGAATCAAGAGAAAATACTGTTCAGTAGCATCACTTGACTAGAAtacacatgctgtggatattgttctgtataaataaaacactgattggccagtggccaggcaggaagtaggcgggacaagaagagaggagaattctgggaagtggaaggctgagtcagggagacaatgccagccactgccataagcagcatgtgaagatgccagtaagccacgagccacgtggcaaggtatagatttgtggaaatggattaatttaagatataagaacagttagcaagaagcctgccacgggccgggcgttggtggcgcacgcctttaatcccagcactcgggaggcagagccaggcggatctctgtgagttcgaggccagcctgggctaccaagtgagttccaggaaaggcgcaaagctacacagagaaaccctgtctcgaaaaaccaaaaaaaaaaaaaaaaaaagaagcctgccacggccatacagtttgtaagcaatataagtctctgtgtttacttggttgggtctgagcggctatgggactggcagtggcaggtgacagagatttgtcctgactgtgggcaaggcaggaaaactctagctacaaatacaTGTGTAGTAAGAaacattgtttttatatttgtatgaCTCAACAATGAGCAATGGAAACACTCCAGTGTAGGATTAAGTCACTCTCCAGGAAAATGTCAACTATCCAGCAGACACCAAGCACTTGCTACCAGCTCCTCACGGACGCTCAAGCAGCATGACTAGCCCCATCTTACAGACAAGGAATGAGAAGCAGAGTGGACAGGGACAGCTGTAGAGTCTGAGCCACATCCCACATCTCCACCTCCATTCCAA
The nucleotide sequence above comes from Peromyscus maniculatus bairdii isolate BWxNUB_F1_BW_parent chromosome 1, HU_Pman_BW_mat_3.1, whole genome shotgun sequence. Encoded proteins:
- the Nfatc2ip gene encoding NFATC2-interacting protein isoform X2, coding for MGRTATATVQGRTRGLQEPLRPWSGGGAGGCWIPARHRWFLCTPGRCSQVQSSLNLIPDNSSLLKLCPSEPEDEADVTDCGSPPPEDALIPGSPWKKKLRNKHEKEEMKMEEFPDQDISPLPRPSSRNKSRKHTEALQKLREVNKRLQDLRSCLSPKQHQSPALQNPDDEVVLVDGPALSQSPRLFTLKIRCRADLVRLPVMTSEPLQNVVDYMANHLGVSPSRILLLFGETELSPTATPRTLKLGVADIIDCVVLTSSSEATETTQQLCLRVQGKEKHQMLEISLSPDSPLEVLMAHYEEAMGLSGHKLSFFFDGTKLSGKELPADLGMESGDLIEVWG
- the Nfatc2ip gene encoding NFATC2-interacting protein isoform X1; the encoded protein is MAEPGRRRGPRSRGGGAGRGSRRARVARGRRPRAPQSLSRLIPDTVLVDLVSDSDEEILEVVADPVEAPAARAPAPAAHGQDSDSDSAGADEGPAGAPQTLVRRRRRRLLDPGEAPVVPVYSGKVQSSLNLIPDNSSLLKLCPSEPEDEADVTDCGSPPPEDALIPGSPWKKKLRNKHEKEEMKMEEFPDQDISPLPRPSSRNKSRKHTEALQKLREVNKRLQDLRSCLSPKQHQSPALQNPDDEVVLVDGPALSQSPRLFTLKIRCRADLVRLPVMTSEPLQNVVDYMANHLGVSPSRILLLFGETELSPTATPRTLKLGVADIIDCVVLTSSSEATETTQQLCLRVQGKEKHQMLEISLSPDSPLEVLMAHYEEAMGLSGHKLSFFFDGTKLSGKELPADLGMESGDLIEVWG